Proteins found in one Desulfovermiculus halophilus DSM 18834 genomic segment:
- a CDS encoding aspartate/glutamate racemase family protein, which yields MIFKARPGQTSYGELIGILLLDTTTPFIHGDVGNAGTYQYPVRFRRIDGLTPERIFAHDQSFIQEMVRGAQELEREGVKAITGDCGFMAIYQREVQRAVHIPVFLTSLLQIPFIASIIAPRSTIGVLTANAQSLDLQLFSSLGINDSSKIRVAGLEHSDAFKKAAIDDVGVLDSGQIRTDVVQAARTLQAENSDLGALLLECSMLPPYAAAIQEATGLPVFDYLSLIDYVAFAVRKKTFNDAL from the coding sequence ATGATCTTCAAGGCCAGACCTGGACAGACCTCGTACGGAGAGCTCATCGGCATCCTGCTCTTGGATACCACCACGCCCTTTATTCACGGCGATGTGGGCAACGCAGGAACCTATCAGTACCCTGTACGTTTTCGGCGCATTGATGGGCTGACCCCGGAGCGGATCTTTGCTCACGATCAAAGCTTCATCCAGGAGATGGTCCGCGGGGCGCAGGAACTGGAACGGGAGGGGGTCAAGGCCATTACCGGTGACTGCGGATTCATGGCCATATACCAGCGGGAGGTGCAACGTGCTGTGCACATACCGGTGTTCCTGACCAGCCTGCTCCAGATCCCGTTCATCGCCTCAATCATCGCCCCCCGGTCCACAATCGGTGTCCTGACTGCCAATGCCCAGTCCCTGGATCTTCAGCTTTTTTCCTCTCTGGGGATCAACGACTCCTCTAAGATTCGCGTCGCCGGGCTGGAACACAGTGATGCCTTTAAAAAAGCGGCCATTGATGATGTCGGCGTCCTGGACAGCGGCCAAATCCGCACTGACGTGGTCCAAGCCGCACGTACGCTCCAGGCCGAAAACTCAGACCTGGGGGCCCTGCTTCTGGAATGCAGCATGCTCCCGCCCTATGCCGCAGCAATCCAGGAAGCAACAGGCCTGCCTGTCTTCGACTATCTGAGCCTGATCGATTACGTGGCCTTCGCTGTGCGCAAAAAAACCTTTAACGACGCATTGTAA
- a CDS encoding class I SAM-dependent methyltransferase: protein MAKHKFDPKHMSSLEDPKRLEYEDPEHILSAFCVQRVGRAIDIGAGTGFYTRPLCRRLGPGGFIWACDVSRDVLQWLQGSLSADERQRIGLVRIGESALPFAANTMNLMIMANVLHEFDHPDTMMQEAYRILRAEGRVLVVDWKKEAAPFGPPYAHRVSLQDMEGLLEEAGFTRIQPPHVLKRHNALLAGKPGNVR from the coding sequence ATGGCCAAGCACAAATTTGATCCCAAGCACATGTCGTCTTTGGAAGACCCCAAGCGCCTGGAGTATGAAGATCCGGAGCATATTCTCAGTGCTTTTTGTGTACAGCGGGTTGGCAGGGCAATTGATATTGGGGCCGGAACAGGTTTTTATACCCGGCCGCTGTGCCGTCGGCTGGGACCGGGCGGCTTTATCTGGGCCTGCGATGTGTCCAGGGATGTTCTACAGTGGCTGCAGGGCAGTCTGAGTGCCGATGAGCGGCAGCGCATCGGTTTGGTCCGGATCGGAGAAAGTGCGCTGCCCTTTGCTGCCAATACTATGAATCTGATGATTATGGCCAATGTCCTGCATGAGTTCGACCATCCGGACACAATGATGCAGGAGGCGTATCGAATATTGCGGGCAGAAGGACGGGTCTTGGTGGTGGACTGGAAAAAGGAAGCCGCCCCCTTCGGACCACCATACGCCCACCGGGTCTCATTGCAGGATATGGAGGGCCTTCTGGAGGAGGCAGGATTTACCCGCATTCAACCTCCACATGTTCTTAAGCGGCACAATGCACTTCTGGCAGGCAAGCCCGGCAACGTCCGGTAG
- the dctP gene encoding TRAP transporter substrate-binding protein DctP yields the protein MKRLLIALLLAVLVIPGSIAGAANYTGEPIKAKLASEEIDGDFMTVWAEKFADHMREWSDGKIDIEVYPYGTLGALGDINELCQMGVVDFVFSDYAWISSFVPQAQVLALNYIFPTEKVPQTLDWMMDNGEFYPLLTQSFRDKGLVPMSVMFEGWQWLTTNKKIEKLEDMKGLKIRVMSSKLLVEDYKAYGAVPTPMDYGEIYSGLQMGLIDGQVNPLFAIYSMKFYEVQDYCTQLNNEPFLGIPTANAEFFNSLPENVQQEMFNFWQGSIIEAGEWIMERNASDKEKMMQERPELEFNYLDDQAISAFQKQAQTVYPKFTKIGGTGSEKILEAVLKDIEKAKKELDIQ from the coding sequence ATGAAAAGGCTTCTTATCGCTTTGCTGCTTGCCGTCTTGGTCATCCCGGGCTCAATCGCCGGCGCCGCGAACTACACCGGCGAACCGATCAAGGCCAAGCTGGCTTCGGAGGAAATCGACGGCGACTTCATGACCGTATGGGCCGAAAAATTTGCCGATCACATGCGGGAATGGTCTGACGGGAAGATCGACATCGAGGTCTATCCCTACGGCACCCTGGGGGCTCTGGGCGATATCAACGAGCTCTGCCAGATGGGGGTCGTGGACTTTGTCTTTTCCGACTACGCCTGGATCAGCTCCTTCGTCCCTCAGGCCCAGGTCCTGGCCCTGAACTATATCTTTCCAACCGAAAAGGTGCCCCAGACCCTGGACTGGATGATGGACAACGGCGAGTTCTACCCCCTCCTGACCCAGTCATTCAGAGATAAAGGCCTGGTGCCCATGTCTGTCATGTTTGAGGGCTGGCAATGGCTGACCACGAACAAGAAGATCGAAAAGCTGGAAGACATGAAGGGCCTGAAAATACGGGTCATGTCCTCCAAGCTTCTGGTGGAGGACTACAAGGCCTATGGAGCTGTCCCCACCCCCATGGATTACGGTGAAATCTACAGCGGCCTGCAGATGGGGCTCATTGACGGCCAGGTCAACCCGCTTTTCGCCATCTACAGCATGAAGTTCTATGAGGTCCAGGACTACTGCACTCAGCTGAACAATGAGCCGTTTCTGGGCATCCCCACCGCCAATGCAGAGTTTTTCAACAGTCTCCCGGAAAATGTGCAGCAGGAGATGTTTAATTTCTGGCAAGGCTCGATTATTGAGGCCGGTGAATGGATCATGGAACGCAATGCCAGTGACAAAGAAAAAATGATGCAAGAGAGGCCGGAACTGGAATTCAATTATCTGGACGACCAAGCCATCAGCGCGTTTCAGAAACAGGCCCAAACTGTCTATCCCAAGTTCACCAAGATAGGAGGAACGGGATCTGAGAAAATCCTGGAGGCAGTGCTAAAGGACATTGAAAAGGCCAAGAAAGAACTCGATATCCAATAA
- a CDS encoding sulfide-dependent adenosine diphosphate thiazole synthase, translating into MGLEEVVITEAIMDSYYEKFRSCLQVDIAVVGAGPSGLTAAWHLSRQGWNVAVFERKLSIGGGMWGGGMTWNTIVVQEEGKTVLEEAGVPLILFRDGYYTADAIAATTTLASKACLSGAKVFNCISVEDVLIREDGGQKKVTGLVINSSPVEIAGLHIDPVVIESKYVIESTGHPLEVLHTLIRKNDVRLFTPSGGIEGEQSMWAERAERTTVENTREIFPGMYVSGMAANASFGSYRMGPIFGGMLLSGQKAAQLIDARLREEI; encoded by the coding sequence ATGGGATTGGAAGAGGTCGTGATCACTGAAGCCATTATGGATTCCTATTATGAGAAGTTCCGGTCCTGCCTGCAGGTGGACATCGCAGTGGTCGGGGCGGGGCCGTCCGGTTTGACCGCGGCCTGGCATCTGTCCCGCCAAGGGTGGAACGTGGCTGTGTTTGAGCGCAAGCTCTCCATCGGCGGAGGCATGTGGGGGGGAGGAATGACCTGGAACACAATCGTGGTCCAGGAAGAGGGGAAAACCGTTCTGGAAGAGGCCGGAGTACCGCTGATCCTTTTCCGGGACGGCTACTACACGGCTGACGCTATTGCCGCAACAACCACCCTGGCTTCCAAGGCCTGTCTGAGCGGGGCAAAGGTCTTCAACTGCATCAGTGTGGAAGATGTGCTTATTCGAGAGGATGGAGGTCAGAAAAAGGTTACCGGCCTGGTCATTAATTCCAGTCCGGTGGAGATAGCCGGCCTGCATATCGATCCTGTGGTTATTGAGAGCAAGTATGTCATTGAAAGCACAGGTCATCCCCTGGAGGTTCTGCACACCCTGATCAGGAAAAACGATGTCCGGTTGTTCACCCCTTCCGGAGGTATTGAGGGCGAACAGTCCATGTGGGCCGAACGAGCGGAGCGGACAACAGTGGAGAACACAAGAGAGATATTTCCGGGGATGTATGTCAGCGGCATGGCCGCGAACGCTTCTTTTGGATCCTACCGGATGGGACCGATCTTCGGCGGGATGCTCTTGTCCGGACAAAAGGCGGCTCAGCTGATCGACGCCCGGCTGCGGGAGGAAATATAA
- a CDS encoding PPC domain-containing DNA-binding protein, whose translation MQAEEVKQGRTFVLRLEDGDIVHQCIEDFARENGVQAAALIILGGADSGSRLVVGPEDGDQRPITTLQHVLEAVHEIAGTGTIFPNQQGEPVLHMHMACGRNSETRTGCIRSGVQVWQIMEAVLFELSDSRGQRAADPELGFQVLQLPQ comes from the coding sequence ATGCAGGCAGAAGAAGTCAAGCAGGGCAGGACATTTGTCCTCCGCTTGGAAGATGGAGACATCGTCCATCAGTGCATTGAGGATTTTGCCCGAGAAAACGGAGTTCAAGCCGCGGCCCTGATCATTCTCGGCGGGGCGGATTCAGGCAGCAGACTGGTCGTAGGCCCAGAAGACGGTGATCAAAGGCCGATCACCACCTTGCAGCATGTTTTGGAGGCAGTCCACGAGATCGCAGGCACCGGAACCATCTTCCCCAATCAGCAGGGCGAACCGGTTTTGCACATGCATATGGCCTGCGGTCGGAACAGTGAAACCCGCACAGGGTGCATCAGATCCGGGGTCCAGGTATGGCAGATCATGGAAGCTGTGCTCTTTGAGTTGAGCGATAGCCGTGGCCAGAGGGCAGCAGACCCGGAACTCGGTTTTCAGGTGCTGCAGTTGCCCCAATAA
- a CDS encoding TRAP transporter large permease — MMLFAISLAAMLLFGFPFMVTLLGSLTLYIYIYMPDFAPKLMVTMVQQVINGVTPPALVCVPMFILSASIITSGESAGRLIRMIKAFVGHLPGGLPITTNVSCTLFGAVSGSTQATVAAIGGTMRPMLLEAGYKSPFTLGLIINSSDIAFLIPPSIGFIVYGVATSTSIGMLFLSGILPGLLILLMFSAYCFLYSKIKNVGQLPKASWSEKIRVIKEGLPVMGFPVIIVGGIYTGTLSPTEAAAAAVFYALLLETLIYRSLTTDRLVDSFLQTGVITGVVFILVGAGQAFSWMIGFMQIPQQLLPPLFGPDPSMLRVMLIVVIVYFVACMFVDPIVAIFILSPIFQPYVVSAGVDPILLGTLVTLQAAIGSATPPFGCDIFTAQLIFRRPYLEVIGHSLPFLLMLIIATVLLIVFPQIALWLPNMAMGG, encoded by the coding sequence ATGATGCTCTTTGCAATCAGCCTGGCCGCAATGCTTTTGTTTGGCTTTCCCTTCATGGTCACCCTCCTGGGCTCCCTGACCTTGTATATCTATATCTACATGCCGGACTTCGCGCCCAAGCTGATGGTGACCATGGTCCAGCAGGTGATCAACGGCGTCACCCCTCCCGCCCTGGTCTGTGTGCCTATGTTTATCCTCTCGGCCAGCATCATCACCTCCGGCGAATCCGCCGGGCGCTTGATCCGGATGATCAAGGCCTTTGTCGGGCACCTGCCAGGCGGCCTGCCCATCACCACCAACGTCAGCTGCACCCTTTTCGGGGCTGTCTCCGGATCCACCCAGGCCACTGTGGCTGCCATCGGAGGAACTATGCGGCCCATGTTGCTGGAGGCTGGCTACAAGAGCCCGTTCACCCTGGGATTGATCATCAACTCCAGTGACATCGCCTTTTTGATCCCCCCAAGCATTGGCTTCATCGTCTACGGAGTGGCCACCAGCACCTCCATCGGCATGCTTTTTCTTTCCGGCATTCTTCCCGGGCTTTTGATCCTGCTCATGTTCTCCGCCTACTGCTTCCTGTACTCCAAGATCAAAAATGTGGGCCAACTGCCCAAGGCCTCCTGGAGCGAAAAGATCAGGGTGATCAAGGAAGGCCTCCCGGTCATGGGCTTTCCGGTCATTATCGTCGGAGGCATCTACACCGGCACCCTCAGCCCTACCGAGGCCGCGGCTGCGGCGGTGTTCTACGCCCTGCTCCTGGAGACCCTCATCTACCGCAGTCTGACCACGGACCGCCTTGTTGACTCATTCTTGCAGACCGGGGTGATCACCGGAGTGGTCTTCATCCTGGTCGGAGCCGGACAGGCCTTTTCCTGGATGATCGGCTTCATGCAGATCCCCCAGCAGCTGCTGCCCCCCCTTTTCGGCCCTGATCCATCCATGCTCAGAGTCATGCTCATCGTCGTTATAGTCTATTTTGTAGCCTGCATGTTTGTGGATCCCATTGTGGCCATTTTTATATTAAGTCCTATCTTCCAGCCTTACGTGGTCAGTGCCGGCGTGGATCCCATTCTCTTGGGAACCCTGGTCACCCTGCAGGCAGCCATTGGGTCAGCCACCCCTCCTTTTGGCTGTGACATTTTCACTGCCCAGCTCATATTTCGACGTCCGTACCTGGAAGTCATAGGCCACTCCCTGCCCTTTCTGCTCATGCTCATAATCGCTACTGTCCTTCTGATTGTCTTTCCGCAAATCGCCCTTTGGCTGCCCAACATGGCCATGGGGGGATGA
- the dctP gene encoding TRAP transporter substrate-binding protein DctP: MSLKHLRIFLAFLVVLAGGSPGWAAEVEHQWQIALEEIEGSMQHEYARTFAQALQERSKGRITCSIRFYGELGTSDDITRLVQNQDIEFAFQSPGHLGSEIPEVQVFSIHYLFPTKRELVEKVLRHGPHTRRTLQKYYNRHDMELLSVIDEGWQIWTANKPLRRPADFDGLTFRVMSSPFLITAYRLYGAYVITVPYSQIYSELALGRIDAQTQPFFALQEMKFYEVQDYMIKANQLPFIATFVASHDFMTRLPDDMRSIILESVEAANEFIFDLEPKLNQQRKQMIMEAKPSMTFIQLTEEEIAAFKQRAEPLRGKFLEMGGDGAEEVLNAVLADIEWAAGQE; this comes from the coding sequence ATGTCCCTGAAACACCTACGCATTTTCCTTGCCTTCCTCGTCGTTCTAGCTGGAGGCTCGCCAGGTTGGGCAGCCGAGGTTGAGCATCAATGGCAGATCGCCCTTGAAGAGATCGAGGGCAGCATGCAGCATGAGTACGCCCGCACCTTTGCCCAAGCACTGCAAGAAAGATCCAAAGGCCGGATCACCTGCTCGATCCGCTTTTACGGAGAACTGGGAACGTCAGATGATATCACCAGACTGGTCCAGAACCAGGATATTGAGTTCGCTTTCCAGTCCCCGGGGCATCTGGGCTCCGAGATCCCCGAAGTCCAGGTCTTCTCTATCCATTACCTCTTTCCCACCAAACGCGAGCTTGTGGAAAAGGTGCTTCGGCACGGGCCGCATACGCGGAGGACACTGCAGAAATACTACAACCGACACGATATGGAGTTGCTGTCCGTTATCGATGAAGGCTGGCAGATCTGGACCGCGAACAAGCCGTTGCGCCGACCTGCTGATTTCGACGGACTCACCTTCCGGGTCATGTCGTCTCCTTTCTTGATCACCGCCTACCGCCTGTATGGAGCGTATGTGATCACAGTCCCTTACAGTCAGATCTACAGCGAACTGGCTCTGGGCCGGATAGATGCCCAGACCCAGCCTTTTTTCGCCCTGCAGGAGATGAAGTTTTATGAAGTTCAGGACTATATGATCAAGGCCAACCAGCTCCCGTTCATCGCTACCTTTGTCGCCAGTCATGATTTTATGACCCGGCTGCCGGATGATATGCGGAGCATTATCCTGGAGTCTGTAGAGGCCGCGAATGAATTCATCTTTGACCTGGAGCCGAAGCTGAATCAGCAGCGAAAGCAGATGATCATGGAGGCCAAACCCTCTATGACCTTTATTCAGCTGACTGAGGAGGAGATCGCCGCTTTCAAACAAAGGGCCGAGCCCCTGCGGGGCAAATTTCTGGAAATGGGCGGAGACGGAGCCGAAGAGGTGCTGAATGCGGTCCTGGCCGACATTGAATGGGCCGCGGGACAAGAATAA
- the thiC gene encoding phosphomethylpyrimidine synthase ThiC: MLHKNTVLSRLWSEHGRQIAEEEGLESESIQAGLENGSMVLLANPEHENVQPVLIGQPAAVKVNANIGTSPFMNDPDLEVNKAVTAYQAGAHTVMDLSTGGDLDVIRRRILQATPMPLGTVPLYSVAQKYIANGEDPGRIPAEDMFAEIEHQAGQGVDFMTLHCGVSAQAAAMAREGDRSLGIVSRGGSILARWMEVNDRENPLLEDYDRLLDICLAHNVTISLGDGLRPGAGADAGDRAQWEEVVILAGLVKKARQAGVQAMVEGPGHVPLHLVQSQIQAMKRLCGQAPLYVLGPLPTDIAPGYDHIAGAIGGALAATAGVDFLCYLTPAEHLTLPNEHDVWQGVKASLVAAHCAEVSLGRRQAVERNTAISRARKDLDWEKITEFSLDPDMVRRRRETFAAKEECAMCGDFCAVKLLR; this comes from the coding sequence ATGTTACATAAAAATACAGTTCTAAGCCGCCTGTGGTCCGAACATGGACGGCAGATAGCTGAGGAGGAAGGCCTGGAGAGTGAGAGTATTCAGGCCGGGCTGGAGAACGGGAGCATGGTCCTCTTGGCCAACCCCGAACATGAAAACGTGCAGCCGGTCCTTATCGGTCAACCGGCGGCGGTCAAAGTGAACGCCAATATCGGGACCTCTCCGTTTATGAATGATCCCGACCTGGAAGTGAACAAAGCGGTCACTGCCTATCAGGCCGGGGCGCATACTGTCATGGATCTGTCCACCGGGGGGGATCTGGATGTCATTCGCCGGCGGATACTGCAGGCTACACCCATGCCGTTGGGTACAGTGCCCCTGTACAGTGTGGCCCAGAAATATATTGCGAACGGAGAAGATCCGGGCCGAATCCCGGCTGAGGACATGTTTGCCGAGATCGAACACCAGGCTGGGCAAGGGGTGGACTTTATGACCCTGCACTGCGGGGTGAGCGCCCAGGCCGCAGCCATGGCCAGGGAAGGGGACAGGAGCTTGGGCATCGTCTCCAGGGGCGGGTCCATTCTGGCCCGGTGGATGGAGGTCAACGACAGGGAGAATCCCTTGCTGGAAGACTATGACCGGCTTTTGGACATTTGTTTGGCACACAACGTGACCATCAGCCTGGGAGACGGTCTGCGCCCGGGGGCTGGCGCGGATGCCGGTGATCGGGCCCAGTGGGAGGAAGTCGTCATTCTGGCCGGGCTGGTCAAGAAAGCCAGGCAGGCCGGGGTGCAGGCAATGGTGGAGGGCCCGGGGCATGTGCCTCTGCACCTGGTCCAGTCCCAGATCCAGGCCATGAAGCGGCTCTGCGGCCAGGCCCCGCTGTATGTCCTCGGTCCTTTGCCCACAGACATCGCCCCGGGCTATGATCATATTGCCGGGGCCATCGGCGGGGCCCTGGCCGCTACGGCCGGAGTTGACTTCCTGTGCTACCTGACCCCGGCCGAGCACCTGACCCTGCCCAATGAGCACGATGTATGGCAGGGGGTAAAGGCCTCCCTGGTCGCGGCCCATTGCGCCGAGGTCTCCCTGGGCCGCAGGCAGGCAGTGGAGAGAAACACTGCTATCTCCCGGGCCAGAAAGGATCTGGATTGGGAGAAAATCACGGAATTCAGTCTGGACCCGGACATGGTCCGCCGCCGCAGGGAGACCTTCGCCGCTAAAGAAGAGTGCGCCATGTGCGGCGATTTCTGTGCGGTAAAGCTCCTTCGCTGA
- a CDS encoding M24 family metallopeptidase: MPIFPLSEYQQRIQATKQAMQKQGLEVILVADPANMNYLTGYDGWSFYTPQVVVLSLDHDQPFWIGRGMDANGARHTVWMDREQIVGYPDNLVQVADNHPLRFAGRFLQERNLHTKRIGVEKDAYYFTVRWLEELQTALPGVDFVDCSLLVSWVRSVKSDQEIAYMQQAGKIAENVMQTALDHIRPGVRECDAVAEVYRAQIQGLPEFGGDYPAIVPMMPTGEKTSAPHLTWTDEPYHKDQAVNLELAGCRLRYHCPIARTAFVGRKPPPKLQELADRTVEGLNLTLEAIKPGMQCQEVELVWRRHIAKFGLEKESRIGYSMGLNYPPDWGEHTMSLRPGDRSVLTPNMTFHMILGMWMDDFGFECSESFQVTQTGCKTFADFPRKLFLLEG; this comes from the coding sequence ATGCCCATCTTCCCTCTCAGCGAATACCAGCAGCGGATCCAGGCCACCAAGCAGGCCATGCAGAAGCAGGGCCTGGAGGTCATCCTGGTCGCTGACCCGGCCAACATGAACTACCTGACCGGATACGACGGGTGGTCCTTCTATACCCCGCAGGTTGTTGTCCTCAGCCTGGACCACGACCAGCCCTTTTGGATCGGCCGGGGCATGGACGCCAACGGGGCCAGGCACACGGTCTGGATGGACCGGGAGCAGATCGTCGGCTACCCGGACAACCTGGTCCAGGTCGCAGACAATCATCCCCTGCGCTTTGCGGGCCGGTTTCTGCAGGAACGTAACCTGCACACCAAGCGGATCGGCGTGGAGAAGGACGCCTATTACTTTACCGTGCGCTGGCTGGAAGAGCTGCAGACCGCTCTGCCCGGCGTCGATTTCGTGGATTGCAGCCTCCTGGTCAGCTGGGTGCGCAGCGTCAAGTCGGACCAGGAAATCGCCTATATGCAGCAGGCAGGCAAAATCGCGGAAAACGTCATGCAGACCGCCCTGGATCATATCCGCCCCGGAGTGCGCGAATGCGACGCAGTCGCCGAGGTCTACCGGGCTCAAATCCAGGGGCTGCCCGAGTTCGGGGGGGACTACCCGGCCATTGTGCCCATGATGCCCACCGGAGAAAAGACCTCCGCCCCGCACCTGACCTGGACCGACGAACCGTATCACAAGGACCAGGCGGTCAATCTGGAACTGGCCGGATGCCGGCTCCGCTACCACTGTCCGATCGCCAGGACCGCCTTTGTGGGCCGAAAGCCGCCCCCAAAGCTTCAGGAGTTGGCCGACAGAACCGTTGAAGGCTTGAATCTGACCCTGGAGGCCATCAAGCCCGGGATGCAATGCCAGGAGGTGGAGCTGGTCTGGCGCAGGCACATCGCCAAGTTCGGATTGGAGAAGGAATCCAGGATCGGCTACTCTATGGGTCTGAATTATCCGCCCGACTGGGGAGAGCATACCATGAGCCTGCGCCCCGGTGACAGGTCTGTCCTGACCCCGAATATGACCTTTCACATGATTTTGGGCATGTGGATGGACGACTTCGGCTTTGAGTGCAGCGAATCCTTTCAGGTCACGCAAACCGGATGCAAAACATTCGCCGATTTTCCGCGCAAGCTGTTTCTCCTGGAGGGGTAG
- a CDS encoding YbhB/YbcL family Raf kinase inhibitor-like protein gives MRLYSPSFQDQATIPVKHVMPGAGGDNVSIPYAWEDVPAQAESLALALIDPHPVANNWIHWLVINIPAQTASLPEGASGQNMPQGSQELQNSFGKPGYGGPQPPAGTGGHPYVATLYALNAASIDLPKNASLDQFYKAIEGNVLDQAEYTGMFEQ, from the coding sequence ATGCGTTTATACTCCCCATCATTTCAGGATCAGGCCACAATTCCAGTCAAGCATGTCATGCCCGGGGCCGGGGGGGACAACGTCTCCATCCCCTATGCCTGGGAAGACGTGCCTGCCCAGGCCGAATCCCTGGCCTTGGCCCTCATCGATCCCCATCCGGTGGCCAACAACTGGATCCACTGGCTGGTGATCAACATCCCGGCCCAAACCGCCTCTTTGCCCGAAGGGGCTTCAGGGCAGAACATGCCCCAAGGCAGCCAGGAGTTGCAAAATTCCTTCGGGAAGCCGGGTTACGGAGGTCCTCAGCCGCCGGCCGGAACCGGAGGGCATCCCTATGTAGCTACCCTGTATGCCTTAAACGCCGCATCCATTGACCTGCCGAAAAATGCGAGTCTGGACCAGTTCTACAAGGCCATTGAAGGCAACGTCCTGGACCAGGCCGAGTACACCGGAATGTTTGAGCAGTAA
- a CDS encoding M20 metallopeptidase family protein, which translates to MQMLKARIAELKDDIIALRRDFHAHPELGFQEFRTASVIEQYLQALGLTTARMAGTGVVALIEGQQEKPVLMLRADMDALPICEATEVDYCSCTEGVMHACGHDAHMAMLLGAAKVLVENRDNLRGTVKLVFQPNEEINGARDMIRAGVLEDPRVDAALGIHIWSQLPSGTVAATPGPVMGGLDVFKLAIRGKGGHTGFPEEAVDPVIAAGNLIMAVQAIQTREISNLHPTTIMFGKVEGGTKSNIIPEEVLLEGTIRYLYPAGPDSPEHPAQRFQRIAHSICDTYRCTCEINMDRENIPLINDPRLTRIATEAISQVLGPTEGLTTMQTIASEDFAEYSARIPAAFIFLGCGNPDKKTDIAHHNPEFNIDEDVLPLGVEIFVSSVFTFFQHTV; encoded by the coding sequence ATGCAAATGCTCAAAGCCAGGATAGCCGAGCTCAAGGACGATATCATCGCCCTGCGCCGGGATTTCCATGCCCATCCGGAGCTGGGTTTTCAGGAATTCCGGACCGCTTCTGTGATCGAGCAGTATCTGCAAGCCCTGGGACTGACCACCGCCAGAATGGCCGGGACCGGCGTCGTTGCCCTGATTGAGGGGCAACAGGAAAAGCCGGTCCTCATGCTCCGGGCTGACATGGACGCCCTGCCCATATGTGAAGCGACTGAGGTGGACTACTGCTCCTGTACCGAAGGAGTCATGCATGCTTGCGGCCACGACGCACACATGGCCATGCTCCTTGGGGCAGCCAAGGTCCTGGTGGAGAACAGGGACAACCTGCGGGGGACGGTCAAGCTCGTCTTCCAGCCCAATGAGGAAATCAACGGAGCCAGGGACATGATCCGGGCTGGAGTGCTGGAAGATCCTCGAGTTGACGCTGCCTTGGGGATTCACATCTGGAGCCAGCTCCCATCCGGGACCGTGGCCGCAACCCCCGGACCTGTTATGGGCGGGCTGGACGTCTTTAAGCTCGCGATCAGGGGCAAGGGCGGACACACGGGATTTCCCGAGGAGGCTGTCGACCCGGTCATCGCCGCCGGCAACCTGATCATGGCCGTCCAGGCCATTCAGACCAGGGAGATCAGCAACCTGCACCCCACAACCATCATGTTCGGCAAAGTTGAAGGAGGGACCAAAAGCAACATCATTCCCGAAGAGGTCCTTCTGGAAGGCACCATCCGCTATCTGTATCCGGCCGGACCGGACAGCCCGGAACACCCGGCCCAGAGGTTCCAGCGCATAGCACACAGCATCTGCGATACCTACCGGTGCACATGCGAGATCAACATGGACCGGGAAAACATCCCCCTGATCAACGACCCCAGGCTGACCCGGATCGCAACCGAGGCCATCTCCCAGGTCCTTGGTCCGACCGAGGGACTGACCACCATGCAGACCATCGCCAGCGAGGACTTCGCCGAATACAGCGCCAGGATCCCGGCGGCCTTCATCTTCCTGGGCTGCGGCAATCCGGACAAAAAAACGGATATTGCCCATCACAATCCGGAATTCAACATCGATGAAGACGTGCTTCCCTTGGGGGTGGAAATCTTTGTCTCCAGCGTGTTCACCTTTTTTCAGCATACAGTTTGA